The nucleotide window GGAACGCGGCGGATTTGACCTTTGGTAATGGTTCGCGCATCTGCACTGGCAGGAACTTTGCCATGTTCGAGCTGTACAAGGTTTGTGCGACGCTCTTGCACAGATTCGAGATCGAGTTGGCAGACCCGACCAAGGAGTGGAAGGTCTGGGGTTCTTGGTTTACCATCCAGAAGGATGTGATTGCCAAGATGAAGGTTAGAGGTTGAAAAGTGAAGGTGATCAGGAGACGATccgggtatatataaagaagaacAGCCACCGATGACGGGCTGAATAGTGTGCTTTGAGTTTCGAATTCCCATTACTATCGAGGTTTACTGCTCTTTTGTGCGATAGAGTAGTTGATTATAatcagttttttttttcattgcCAGATGCCAGATCGAAGTATCTTGTTGTTCTTTCCAGGACGCATCGTGCGTTACATCTGAGTCGTGACTAGCCAAGGGTAAGGAATGGGAAGCATACCGAACTCGGTCAAGTCGGCCACGGTCGCGGATGATCTTCCGTTTGGTTCAAATCTATCCACTGTTCTCCATATTGCATGTAACGATGTGTTTCGGGGAAGCCTTCATGGAAGGCGTTTAATGCCACGACACATAAGTGAAGTTTGGCAGGAGTTGGGGATTGGTGGATAATTCAGGAACAATTCGTGCCCATGCCGAAAAGCCAGACACGCTGTGGTATCATGCTGGTAGGGGTTTTTAAATTGTAGGGGCAACCATGGAGATAATTATCCGCCAGCGACGGAATAATGTGGAGTGAGGTACTGACCATTACAGGTTACTGCCGGAAATGGCCAGTCGCTGAGGGTGAAACGATGTGCTTGGGGAAACAAGCGACGCGTGTTTGTCTGAGAAGAGTAAGCAAGTATATAACCTCAGGACAAATGCATGTTTCTTGCGCTCCAACATTAAGGAAAAGATACGTACTGCTCATTGCACACAACCAGGTTCCTCAAGTACTGCGGCACAACGATGAAGTTCGCCTTGGCTGTAACTGCCTTCTTCGCGGTAGCGacggcaacaccaacacccacCCGCGACAGTGAGGGGAGAGTTCCTCTTGCCAAGAGAGCAACTGTTTCCGATATAGCCAACTTGGGTTATGCCACCCAAAACGGAGGGCAAGTAATCCTGACGTTTGAACGTTGAGCAAAAAGTCAACAGCTGACACAGCTCGGACAGAACCACCGGCGGGTCAGGCGGCACTGTTACCACGGTCTCGACTTTGGCCCAGTTCACCGCGGCTGTCAGTGAGAAGAACACCGCTCCGGCTATCGTTGTCGTCGACGGTGTAATCAAGGGCAATACGAAGGTCAGAATCGGCAGCAACAAAACTATTATTGGCTTGCCCGGCGCAGGGTTCAACGGTGTTGGCCTTCATTTTCGCCGGCAGAGCAACCTAATCCTTCGAAACATCGTTTCATCCTTTGTGGAGGCAGACAACGGGGATGGTTTGACGATCGAGAAAAGCAGTAACGTGTGGGTCGACCACTGCGAGTTCTACTCGACTCTGGCTCGCGATAAGGACTTTTATGACGGCCTTGTTGATATTTCCCATGGGTCCGAATGGGTGACAATCTCTCAGTAAGCTTGGATCAGATTACACTTGCCCAGCACGCCGGTCCGAAATGAACTAACCGATTGGTGAAGCACTTACTTCCATGATCACTGGAAAAGCTCTCTTGTTGGTCACAGCGACAGCAACGGCTCCGAAGATACCGGGCACCTCCATGTGACCTATGCCAACAACTACTGGAAAGATTGTGGCTCCCGTGGTCCTTTGATCCGTTTCGGCACCGCCCACATTTACAACTCCTACTATGAGAAGTAAGTGTCCAGCGGGCGATGCCCCTCTCCTCGTATTTGCTACAGAAACACAGATCTGAGTTCGTGCGCGAGAGGCAAAGACTGACAAGCTATTCCACGCAGCATGTCGACTTCAATTAACACGCGAATGGGGGCTCAGGTGCTAGTTCAAAGCAACGCCTTTAAGAACGTGACGAAACCTCTTTTTAGCGAGTACTCGAAGCAAGTAGGGTATGCGGTCGAGATTGACAACGACTTTGGAGGAGCAAACAACACTGCTCCCACTGGTACCATGACCTCCAGTTCGCCGCCGTACTCATATAGCCTTCTTGGATCTTCGAATGTGGCAGCTACCGTACCGAAGGAGGTCGGTGCTATTCTAAGCTTTTAGGCAATGAACCGGCAAAGATGTTAGGAGCTTGGGCGCCATCAAGCTGTCGTAACATGAGGATTCGGATGAGTTGGTTCTGTTTGTTGATGATAGGATGAACCTTCTCCCACATACATCGA belongs to Neurospora crassa OR74A linkage group IV, whole genome shotgun sequence and includes:
- a CDS encoding pectate lyase 1, producing the protein MKFALAVTAFFAVATATPTPTRDSEGRVPLAKRATVSDIANLGYATQNGGTTGGSGGTVTTVSTLAQFTAAVSEKNTAPAIVVVDGVIKGNTKVRIGSNKTIIGLPGAGFNGVGLHFRRQSNLILRNIVSSFVEADNGDGLTIEKSSNVWVDHCEFYSTLARDKDFYDGLVDISHGSEWVTISHTYFHDHWKSSLVGHSDSNGSEDTGHLHVTYANNYWKDCGSRGPLIRFGTAHIYNSYYENMSTSINTRMGAQVLVQSNAFKNVTKPLFSEYSKQVGYAVEIDNDFGGANNTAPTGTMTSSSPPYSYSLLGSSNVAATVPKEVGAILSF